The Canis aureus isolate CA01 chromosome 9, VMU_Caureus_v.1.0, whole genome shotgun sequence genome has a segment encoding these proteins:
- the WDR20 gene encoding WD repeat-containing protein 20 isoform X6, translating into MYLYNVEHTCGTTAPHYQLLKQGESFAVHTCKSKSTRNPLLKWTVGEGALNEFAFSPDGKFLACVSQDGFLRVFNFDSVELHGTMKSYFGGLLCVCWSPDGKYIVTGGEDDLVTVWSFVDCRVIARGHGHKSWVSVVAFDPYTTSVEESDPMEFSGSDEDFQDLLHFGRDRANSTQSRLSKRNSAESRPVSVTYRFGSVGQDTQLCLWDLTEDILFPHQPLSRARTHTNVMNATSPPAGSTGNSVTTPGNSAPPPLPRSNSLPHSTVSSAGSKSSVADGAVASGVSKFATLSLHDRKDRHHEKDHKRNHSMGHISSKSSDKLNLVTKTKTDPAKTLGTPLCPRMEDVPLLEPLICKKIAHERLTVLIFLEDCIVTACQEGFICTWGRPGKVGLLSSQNQASSPGGTVV; encoded by the coding sequence ATGTACTTGTATAATGTGGAGCACACTTGTGGCACCACAGCCCCCCACTACCAGCTTCTGAAGCAGGGTGAGAGCTTTGCCGTACACACTTGCAAGAGCAAATCCACGAGGAACCCTCTCCTTAAGTGGACGGTGGGCGAGGGGGCCCTCAACGAGTTTGCTTTCTCCCCAGATGGCAAGTTCTTGGCATGCGTGAGCCAGGATGGGTTTCTGCGCGTGTTCAACTTTGACTCGGTGGAGTTGCACGGTACGATGAAGAGCTACTTCGGAGGCTTGTTGTGTGTGTGCTGGAGCCCGGATGGCAAGTACATCGTGACGGGCGGCGAGGACGACCTGGTGACGGTCTGGTCTTTTGTGGACTGCCGAGTGATAGCTCGAGGCCACGGGCACAAATCCTGGGTCAGCGTCGTGGCATTCGACCCCTATACCACGAGCGTGGAAGAGAGCGACCCAATGGAGTTTAGTGGCAGCGACGAGGACTTCCAGGACCTTCTTCATTTTGGCCGAGACCGGGCGAACAGCACGCAGTCCCGGCTATCCAAACGGAACTCTGCTGAGAGCCGCCCCGTCAGCGTTACATACCGGTTTGGCTCCGTGGGCCAGGACACACAGCTCTGCCTCTGGGACCTCACGGAAGACATCCTTTTCCCTCACCAGCCCCTTTCAAGAGCAAGGACACACACCAATGTCATGAATGCCACGAGCCCGCCCGCCGGTAGCACCGGGAACAGCGTCACGACACCAGGCAACTccgcacccccgcccctgccccgctccAACAGCCTGCCACACTCCACCGTCTCCAGCGCCGGCAGCAAGAGCAGCGTCGCTGACGGGGCCGTCGCTTCTGGGGTCAGCAAATTTGCGACGCTCTCCCTGCACGACCGGAAGGACAGGCACCACGAGAAGGACCACAAGCGAAACCACAGCATGGGACACATTTCCAGCAAGAGCAGTGACAAACTGAACCTGGTTACTAAAACCAAAACGGACCCAGCAAAGACTCTGGGGACGCCCCTGTGTCCTCGGATGGAAGACGTCCCCTTGTTAGAGCCGCTCATCTGTAAAAAGATAGCACACGAAAGACTGACTGTGTTAATTTTTCTTGAAGACTGTATAGTCACTGCTTGTCAGGAGGGATTTATTTGCACATGGGGAAGGCCTGGTAAAGTG
- the WDR20 gene encoding WD repeat-containing protein 20 isoform X7, which translates to MKSYFGGLLCVCWSPDGKYIVTGGEDDLVTVWSFVDCRVIARGHGHKSWVSVVAFDPYTTSVEESDPMEFSGSDEDFQDLLHFGRDRANSTQSRLSKRNSAESRPVSVTYRFGSVGQDTQLCLWDLTEDILFPHQPLSRARTHTNVMNATSPPAGSTGNSVTTPGNSAPPPLPRSNSLPHSTVSSAGSKSSVADGAVASGVSKFATLSLHDRKDRHHEKDHKRNHSMGHISSKSSDKLNLVTKTKTDPAKTLGTPLCPRMEDVPLLEPLICKKIAHERLTVLIFLEDCIVTACQEGFICTWGRPGKVGLLSSQNQASSPGGTVV; encoded by the coding sequence ATGAAGAGCTACTTCGGAGGCTTGTTGTGTGTGTGCTGGAGCCCGGATGGCAAGTACATCGTGACGGGCGGCGAGGACGACCTGGTGACGGTCTGGTCTTTTGTGGACTGCCGAGTGATAGCTCGAGGCCACGGGCACAAATCCTGGGTCAGCGTCGTGGCATTCGACCCCTATACCACGAGCGTGGAAGAGAGCGACCCAATGGAGTTTAGTGGCAGCGACGAGGACTTCCAGGACCTTCTTCATTTTGGCCGAGACCGGGCGAACAGCACGCAGTCCCGGCTATCCAAACGGAACTCTGCTGAGAGCCGCCCCGTCAGCGTTACATACCGGTTTGGCTCCGTGGGCCAGGACACACAGCTCTGCCTCTGGGACCTCACGGAAGACATCCTTTTCCCTCACCAGCCCCTTTCAAGAGCAAGGACACACACCAATGTCATGAATGCCACGAGCCCGCCCGCCGGTAGCACCGGGAACAGCGTCACGACACCAGGCAACTccgcacccccgcccctgccccgctccAACAGCCTGCCACACTCCACCGTCTCCAGCGCCGGCAGCAAGAGCAGCGTCGCTGACGGGGCCGTCGCTTCTGGGGTCAGCAAATTTGCGACGCTCTCCCTGCACGACCGGAAGGACAGGCACCACGAGAAGGACCACAAGCGAAACCACAGCATGGGACACATTTCCAGCAAGAGCAGTGACAAACTGAACCTGGTTACTAAAACCAAAACGGACCCAGCAAAGACTCTGGGGACGCCCCTGTGTCCTCGGATGGAAGACGTCCCCTTGTTAGAGCCGCTCATCTGTAAAAAGATAGCACACGAAAGACTGACTGTGTTAATTTTTCTTGAAGACTGTATAGTCACTGCTTGTCAGGAGGGATTTATTTGCACATGGGGAAGGCCTGGTAAAGTG